A genome region from Desulfurobacterium atlanticum includes the following:
- a CDS encoding flavodoxin family protein has translation MKVLGINGSHRKGSTLKLLEVAFNEIDEKIEKEIISLSDYEIGYCKLCGACKKNGGICVLKDGFQEISEKMKSADFIIIGSPVYFGSVSGKLKSLFDRSRALRVNWELKNKFCGGIAVGATIHGGQEHTLQAIHSWALIHGMVVIGDTSPTAHFGGAAVAKQKDENFEFNPEGVETVKSLGRHINEIAAMLK, from the coding sequence ATGAAAGTTTTGGGGATTAACGGTTCTCACAGAAAAGGTTCAACGTTAAAACTTCTTGAAGTAGCATTTAATGAGATAGATGAGAAAATAGAGAAGGAGATAATCTCCCTTTCAGATTATGAAATAGGATATTGTAAACTCTGCGGTGCGTGTAAAAAGAACGGGGGTATTTGCGTTTTAAAGGATGGTTTTCAGGAAATTTCTGAAAAGATGAAAAGTGCAGATTTTATCATTATCGGTTCTCCAGTCTATTTTGGTTCTGTAAGCGGAAAACTTAAATCTCTTTTTGACCGCTCAAGAGCCTTAAGAGTCAACTGGGAACTTAAAAATAAATTCTGCGGAGGTATTGCAGTAGGAGCTACAATTCACGGTGGGCAGGAACACACACTTCAGGCGATTCACAGCTGGGCATTGATTCACGGAATGGTAGTTATAGGAGACACATCACCTACAGCTCATTTTGGTGGAGCGGCAGTGGCAAAGCAGAAAGATGAAAATTTTGAGTTTAATCCCGAAGGTGTTGAAACGGTGAAAAGTCTTGGAAGACACATTAACGAAATAGCGGCAATGTTGAAATAA
- the csm4 gene encoding type III-A CRISPR-associated RAMP protein Csm4, translating to MERIRIKIEPETAFASPIQSDTLFGEFCWHYRFLYGDRKLNELLDGYNNNPSIVFSDGFPENTLPMPTLTFKESPFKGIKFKKDRVERYKLLKKFKKKTLIEKSLLASLIKEKTLSADIFLKIVEEEKEEEKKPVHLHQKQIHVAIDRATGKSREGILFEKNYTFFSTPIEIYCKFNTEKISIEEIEETFRFMGMNGFGAEKTTGKGKFIHKIKDWDLPEIEKPNGFISLSTGMPEEVEVKEPYHVKFFTKFPKHGTEIFLEKDANIFKNPVIMTARGSVFSLKEKKEVYGRVFYLSKVKTHIHCGKIIPLFVRF from the coding sequence ATGGAGAGAATCAGGATAAAAATAGAACCTGAAACTGCCTTTGCCTCGCCGATTCAAAGTGATACGCTGTTTGGTGAATTTTGCTGGCATTATAGATTTCTCTACGGAGATAGAAAACTTAATGAACTTCTTGATGGCTATAATAACAATCCTTCAATCGTTTTTTCCGACGGTTTTCCCGAAAACACTCTTCCAATGCCGACTTTAACCTTTAAAGAAAGTCCGTTTAAAGGAATAAAATTTAAGAAAGATAGAGTTGAGAGATACAAGCTGCTTAAAAAATTTAAGAAGAAAACGCTGATTGAGAAGTCACTTCTTGCTTCTCTTATAAAAGAGAAAACACTATCTGCAGACATTTTCTTGAAAATCGTGGAAGAAGAGAAGGAAGAGGAGAAAAAACCTGTCCATTTACATCAAAAGCAGATACACGTTGCCATAGATAGAGCTACCGGAAAAAGCCGTGAAGGGATACTTTTTGAGAAAAACTATACATTTTTCAGCACTCCGATAGAGATATACTGTAAATTTAATACGGAAAAAATATCCATTGAAGAGATAGAAGAGACTTTTAGATTTATGGGGATGAACGGCTTTGGAGCTGAAAAAACAACTGGAAAGGGAAAATTTATTCACAAGATTAAGGATTGGGATTTGCCAGAAATAGAAAAGCCGAACGGCTTCATCTCACTTTCAACGGGAATGCCAGAAGAAGTAGAAGTAAAAGAGCCTTATCATGTGAAATTTTTTACAAAGTTTCCAAAGCACGGCACGGAGATATTTCTTGAGAAGGATGCAAACATTTTTAAGAATCCTGTTATTATGACAGCGAGAGGTTCTGTATTTTCTTTGAAGGAGAAAAAGGAAGTTTACGGTAGAGTTTTTTATCTTTCAAAAG
- the csm2 gene encoding type III-A CRISPR-associated protein Csm2: MGNFTQQRKNDELGEIRLLVKEFVEGDNEKKADILLNQLESKFVRKLKDDKTSKHQIRKHYHRLLEIKEQIEASGAKDIKPFLPEIAMTSAYATYDRNRQGTKIGQLFEAFLKSLVKEVVERKDTQTFLDLMKLFEAVVGLSSKYLRN; the protein is encoded by the coding sequence ATGGGAAACTTTACTCAGCAAAGAAAAAATGACGAATTAGGTGAAATCAGACTTTTGGTTAAAGAGTTTGTGGAAGGAGACAATGAAAAAAAAGCAGATATTCTTTTGAATCAACTTGAAAGTAAATTTGTTAGAAAGTTAAAAGATGACAAAACATCTAAACACCAGATAAGAAAGCATTACCACAGGTTGCTTGAGATTAAAGAACAGATAGAGGCATCAGGAGCAAAAGATATAAAACCGTTTCTACCTGAGATAGCGATGACTTCAGCATATGCCACTTATGATAGAAACCGACAGGGAACTAAGATAGGACAACTTTTTGAGGCTTTTCTTAAATCACTGGTTAAAGAAGTTGTGGAGAGAAAAGATACACAAACCTTTTTAGACCTTATGAAACTTTTTGAAGCAGTGGTAGGACTTTCATCTAAATATTTAAGAAACTAA
- a CDS encoding SAVED domain-containing protein, whose amino-acid sequence MSWVDLYRDGKLREDEALKLVESGEIGEKDLSELLILSKEKKLPIRIQTALFFAIRQFAHLKQLEIISEILNVSISSAEAFVNNQIVQAYFPIVSEDGNGDIVTAFVVPLPSGLINFSHIPDEKLLPIVKSTGKGIAVAFTHDFCQESFMLSVCAALISEIDITYLAFTGRVDSFGNVLTVNNIGQKEVISRKSGKILITPEDVNHLSLLKKHLGKSLDLPFPVVIGKPETAVDLFFKSFSEKTGIQPDLLAKIYKIDKAVMGIHMSERIENSPEVFHKIIDTAKENLAEIYRKIPQATVHITGTISTVMFGIGVAFGIRRRFILHHFQDGQYIPVIETSRSLKEIKEKLTYVKTKKLKDGTENELVLILHIASHNPVSTVMDFSDKKLKNMPVYTITLKDSLGNLPIDGKLWTEISSEIYSEINRLRLKEKVKRFHIFLSVPCPIAFTVGAASGHFIPATVYNYHFTEDIYKPVINTEKIENPF is encoded by the coding sequence ATGAGCTGGGTTGATCTATATAGGGATGGAAAACTAAGAGAGGATGAAGCTTTAAAGCTTGTAGAAAGTGGAGAGATTGGGGAAAAGGATCTTAGTGAACTCTTAATACTTTCAAAGGAGAAAAAGTTACCTATTAGAATTCAAACTGCTCTATTCTTTGCAATTAGACAGTTTGCCCATTTGAAACAGCTGGAAATAATATCTGAAATTTTAAATGTATCTATCAGCTCAGCAGAAGCTTTCGTTAACAATCAGATAGTACAGGCCTATTTTCCAATAGTTTCTGAAGATGGAAACGGTGACATTGTAACAGCCTTTGTTGTTCCGCTCCCATCTGGATTGATCAACTTTTCCCACATACCAGATGAAAAACTGTTGCCAATTGTAAAATCTACAGGAAAAGGGATAGCTGTCGCTTTTACTCACGATTTCTGTCAGGAATCGTTTATGCTTTCTGTTTGTGCTGCTCTTATTTCGGAAATAGACATAACTTACCTTGCATTTACAGGGAGAGTTGACAGTTTCGGTAATGTTTTAACGGTTAACAATATAGGTCAGAAAGAAGTTATATCCAGAAAATCCGGAAAAATCCTTATCACGCCAGAAGATGTAAACCATCTAAGTTTATTGAAAAAGCACCTTGGAAAGTCTCTGGATTTACCGTTTCCTGTTGTAATTGGAAAGCCTGAAACCGCTGTTGATCTTTTTTTTAAAAGCTTTTCGGAGAAAACAGGAATCCAGCCTGACCTTTTAGCCAAGATTTACAAAATAGATAAAGCAGTAATGGGAATACACATGTCTGAAAGAATAGAGAACAGTCCGGAAGTATTCCACAAGATTATAGACACGGCGAAAGAAAATCTTGCTGAAATTTACAGGAAGATTCCACAGGCAACGGTTCATATAACAGGCACTATATCAACTGTTATGTTTGGAATTGGTGTTGCTTTTGGAATAAGAAGAAGATTTATTCTTCACCATTTTCAGGATGGACAGTATATTCCTGTCATTGAAACGAGTAGAAGTTTAAAAGAGATAAAAGAAAAACTGACTTACGTGAAGACAAAAAAATTGAAAGACGGAACTGAAAATGAATTAGTGCTTATACTTCATATTGCCAGTCACAATCCTGTAAGCACTGTAATGGATTTTTCAGATAAAAAGCTTAAAAATATGCCTGTTTATACCATCACTTTGAAAGATAGTCTTGGAAATCTTCCAATTGATGGGAAACTCTGGACAGAGATCTCTTCAGAAATCTATTCAGAAATAAACAGACTGAGGTTGAAGGAGAAAGTTAAGAGATTTCACATATTTTTAAGTGTTCCCTGTCCGATAGCTTTTACGGTGGGAGCAGCATCGGGACATTTCATTCCTGCAACAGTATATAACTATCATTTTACAGAAGATATTTACAAACCTGTGATAAACACAGAAAAGATAGAAAATCCGTTTTAA
- the cas10 gene encoding type III-A CRISPR-associated protein Cas10/Csm1, which produces MKKKRELEIVTTAALLHDIGKFLRRAKQKSVTHQEASELAVLNDLKQGLSRYFNEDEIKEIAAICRNHHYERDRIKGIDEKTKSVATGDRLSAGLDRHSMDKIEYEEKSATEKSLLISIFEEISFKENKKIQAISQLLGGEVNVKVYRFQKLTPDSAFPVEKHKYVTAETDYSNLWDEFVKEFNKIEPTENFNLFFEAMKSIIIKYTWCIPSSTYSPRGFTLPDVPLCDHLLSSAAIATATHRLKLENAKKSSFLILSGDFSGIQKFIFSRYGESKKEAAKILRAKSLAVSLALEIVIDEIVKTFNVNRSVILLNAGGKFKAILPDINGEEKIKTLKRKMEEKLIKNHYGILSINLAFVKAEEKDFEKENFRKKLEELSLKEAEEKFKTFEIKDTDRFAITNYIDSLHGEQPCEICGLRPRENSKNSCSLCNHLSDIGKNLPKSTFMVIKPSEKFYPLPEIELYEANDKEELLNRYREIEPDEDVLIFSIDDTVCSSIPVANINVHLPKNNGKIEDVVKICMQEKEIENTSIKTFEQLGCESLQEENGEIYGKPFIAVLKADVDNLGFIFLDGFLEERSSNENGEEKVNNLYSVSRVMYLSRMMNYFFTAVLTEKIKRDFPDIYTVFAGGDDLFLIGPWEQIIKFTKEMRKEFKRYTADNPDITISSGIFITKPSIPVYSLAEGGEEQLEIAKKKKNRVAVFNKSVTYEDFCKLLEISEKLEKEIKEGKVSTALAYRLIELSDMANKIYKNSKNALWKAYLSYAVYRNYGRNGKVKDEERERFLKDWIELIENFSQNISKKEKENTLYIAIAKALYRRRRYGKLYSAKKK; this is translated from the coding sequence ATGAAAAAGAAAAGGGAACTTGAAATAGTCACAACAGCCGCTCTTTTGCACGATATTGGAAAATTTTTAAGAAGAGCAAAGCAGAAATCTGTAACTCATCAGGAAGCTTCTGAACTTGCAGTTTTAAACGATTTAAAACAAGGACTTAGCAGGTATTTCAACGAAGATGAGATAAAAGAGATAGCGGCTATATGTCGGAACCACCACTATGAAAGGGATAGAATAAAAGGAATAGATGAAAAAACAAAATCTGTTGCAACTGGAGACAGGTTAAGTGCCGGTCTTGACAGGCACTCTATGGATAAAATTGAATATGAAGAGAAATCAGCAACAGAAAAAAGCCTCTTAATTTCAATATTTGAAGAGATAAGCTTTAAAGAAAATAAAAAAATACAAGCGATTTCCCAGCTTCTTGGCGGTGAAGTTAATGTGAAAGTATATAGATTCCAGAAGCTAACTCCAGATTCTGCATTTCCGGTAGAAAAACACAAGTACGTAACGGCTGAAACAGATTACAGCAACCTCTGGGATGAATTTGTAAAAGAGTTTAATAAGATTGAACCTACAGAAAACTTTAATCTTTTCTTTGAAGCGATGAAGTCAATCATAATCAAATATACGTGGTGTATCCCTTCAAGCACCTATTCTCCCAGGGGATTTACGCTCCCGGATGTGCCACTCTGCGACCATCTTTTATCTTCAGCCGCCATAGCAACAGCAACCCACAGACTAAAGCTTGAAAATGCTAAAAAAAGCAGCTTTTTGATACTTTCAGGAGATTTTTCAGGTATTCAAAAATTTATCTTTTCAAGATACGGAGAGTCCAAAAAGGAAGCGGCAAAAATTTTAAGGGCAAAATCACTTGCTGTTTCTCTTGCTCTTGAAATTGTTATAGACGAAATCGTTAAAACGTTTAATGTAAATAGGTCTGTTATTCTCCTCAATGCCGGCGGAAAGTTTAAAGCTATTCTTCCCGATATAAATGGAGAAGAAAAGATAAAAACCTTAAAAAGGAAAATGGAAGAGAAACTGATTAAAAACCATTACGGAATCCTCTCTATAAATCTTGCTTTTGTTAAAGCAGAAGAGAAAGACTTTGAAAAGGAAAACTTTAGAAAGAAACTTGAAGAGCTTTCACTAAAAGAGGCAGAAGAGAAGTTTAAAACCTTTGAAATAAAAGATACAGATAGATTTGCAATTACAAACTATATAGATTCGCTTCATGGGGAACAGCCCTGTGAAATATGCGGTTTAAGACCAAGAGAGAACAGTAAAAATAGTTGTTCTTTATGCAATCATCTATCAGATATAGGTAAAAATCTACCAAAATCAACATTTATGGTTATAAAACCTTCTGAAAAATTTTATCCCCTTCCTGAAATTGAACTTTATGAAGCCAACGACAAAGAAGAGCTTTTAAATAGATATAGAGAGATAGAGCCTGATGAGGACGTGTTGATTTTTTCTATTGATGATACGGTTTGTTCTTCAATTCCCGTGGCAAACATAAATGTTCACCTTCCTAAAAATAACGGAAAAATAGAAGATGTTGTAAAGATTTGTATGCAGGAGAAGGAAATAGAAAATACTTCCATAAAAACATTTGAACAGCTTGGATGTGAATCCCTTCAAGAAGAAAACGGAGAGATCTACGGTAAACCTTTCATAGCTGTTTTAAAGGCTGATGTTGACAATCTTGGCTTTATCTTCTTGGATGGATTTTTAGAAGAGAGAAGCTCAAATGAGAACGGAGAAGAAAAAGTAAACAATCTCTACTCTGTCTCAAGGGTGATGTATCTAAGTAGAATGATGAACTACTTTTTCACCGCTGTTCTTACAGAAAAGATAAAGAGGGATTTCCCTGATATTTATACAGTATTTGCCGGTGGGGATGACCTTTTCCTGATAGGACCGTGGGAACAGATAATAAAGTTTACAAAGGAGATGCGGAAAGAGTTTAAAAGATATACCGCAGATAATCCCGATATAACAATCTCATCAGGTATTTTTATAACGAAACCTTCAATTCCCGTTTACTCCCTTGCAGAAGGGGGAGAAGAGCAGCTTGAAATTGCAAAGAAAAAGAAAAATAGAGTTGCTGTGTTTAACAAAAGCGTAACTTATGAGGATTTCTGTAAGCTTTTGGAAATATCAGAAAAACTTGAGAAAGAGATTAAGGAAGGGAAAGTGTCAACAGCACTTGCTTATAGATTGATAGAGCTTTCTGATATGGCGAACAAAATCTACAAAAACAGTAAAAATGCCCTCTGGAAAGCCTACTTAAGCTATGCAGTTTACAGAAATTACGGCAGAAACGGCAAAGTTAAAGATGAGGAAAGAGAGAGATTTTTGAAAGATTGGATTGAGCTTATTGAAAACTTTTCTCAAAACATAAGTAAAAAAGAGAAAGAAAATACCCTTTACATAGCGATAGCAAAAGCTTTATACAGGAGGAGAAGGTATGGGAAACTTTACTCAGCAAAGAAAAAATGA
- the csm3 gene encoding type III-A CRISPR-associated RAMP protein Csm3 translates to MDRLKKIIKLEGTMKVITGLHIGAGNDEIKIGGIDTPVVRDPVTNEPYIPGSSIKGKMRFLLEWYLGKVDTEKGDVFKDVNDSSEEAKAILKIFGLSGDSKVSIGPTRASFYDIFLTDESKALLKEKVGSLMTEDKTEVRINRIKGTGEHPRHTERIPAGAEFAFKLVYKVFDDEDEKLFTYILKGLKLIEFDGLGGSVSRGYGKVKFENLKKTVFEKGKEADSKDITEEFETMGL, encoded by the coding sequence ATGGATAGACTTAAAAAGATTATAAAACTTGAAGGCACGATGAAAGTTATAACAGGACTTCACATAGGAGCTGGAAACGATGAAATAAAGATAGGAGGAATAGACACTCCTGTTGTAAGAGACCCTGTAACAAATGAGCCCTACATTCCCGGTTCATCAATAAAAGGGAAAATGCGCTTTCTCCTTGAGTGGTATCTTGGAAAGGTTGACACAGAGAAAGGGGACGTTTTTAAAGATGTTAACGATAGTTCTGAAGAAGCAAAAGCTATACTTAAAATCTTTGGTCTGTCAGGAGATAGTAAAGTTTCCATTGGACCAACCAGAGCATCGTTCTATGACATTTTTCTTACAGATGAGAGTAAAGCGCTTCTTAAAGAGAAGGTTGGAAGTTTAATGACAGAAGATAAAACAGAGGTAAGGATAAACAGGATAAAAGGGACAGGGGAGCATCCGCGACACACAGAAAGAATTCCTGCAGGAGCTGAGTTTGCTTTCAAGCTTGTTTACAAGGTGTTTGACGACGAAGATGAGAAACTGTTTACCTACATACTTAAAGGACTGAAGCTTATAGAGTTTGACGGGCTTGGGGGAAGCGTTTCAAGAGGATACGGTAAAGTGAAGTTTGAAAACCTTAAGAAAACCGTTTTTGAAAAAGGTAAAGAAGCAGATTCAAAGGATATAACAGAAGAATTTGAAACTATGGGGCTTTAA